GACCCTCAAAAAGACTTATTCGATGCTGGCCTGAGCACTACTTCAGCTAATAGAAAAGGGGAGGTTATTACACCTCCCCTTTTTTTATAAAATGTATCTCCGTTATTTCAGGCGCGAACCTTTGAGCAGCGCCTCCGCCTGTTTTACCATCCTGTCCAACAGCTCCTTGCAGCTTACCACATCGTGGATTAGGCCGATAGACTGCCCGACCGGCACCAGGCCGGCCTCCATATCGCCGTCGTCCCAGATCGCCGTCTGGCGCAGGCCCGACAGGAAAGGCGCCAGCTCGTTGATCGTGGCATGCTTGGCTTCCATGTCCTGGATTTGCTTAAGTATGGCATTCTTCATGGCACGTCCCTGGAATCCGGTCGTCTTGCCGTAGAGCATGGTATCAAATTCCTGCCTGTTGACGAGATCCTGCTTGACCTTATCGTTCATGCGGCACTCGGTGGTGGCCATGAACCTGGATGCCATCATGACGCCTTCAGCTCCCAGCACAATTGCCGCAGCCAGGGATCTGCCGTCGGCAATGCCACCGGTCGTAATAACAGGTATTTTAACCGTTTCCGCCATGCGCGGGGTGAGCACCATAGTGGTCACATCGTCCATCAAAGGATGTCCACC
This genomic window from Dehalococcoidia bacterium contains:
- a CDS encoding nitronate monooxygenase, with translation MKTRMTELFGIKHPIMCGGMMWLCKPDLCAAISNAGGLGNITAANYKDGKEMRQAIRETREKTDKPFSVNLSLLPSFRITKEMYADWFDACVAEKVPAFEISGTPVDKFFGPDAIKRAHDAGCKFIHKLGSVRHAVHAEKAGYDAVIAAGVEEGGHPLMDDVTTMVLTPRMAETVKIPVITTGGIADGRSLAAAIVLGAEGVMMASRFMATTECRMNDKVKQDLVNRQEFDTMLYGKTTGFQGRAMKNAILKQIQDMEAKHATINELAPFLSGLRQTAIWDDGDMEAGLVPVGQSIGLIHDVVSCKELLDRMVKQAEALLKGSRLK